GGTCAGCTGCCGCTGCGGAGCGGCCGCGGCGCGCTCAACCGCGAGCGGTTCGCCGTCGATGCGCAGGTTGGTCGCCGAAATGCGTCCGCCGCGATCGACCAGGGTGAACTCGAGCGGCTGACCGTCGGCGAGGTCGGTGAGACCCGCCTGCTCGACCGCCGAGATGTGCACGAACACGTCTTCGCCGCCGTCATCACGGACAACGAAGCCGAAGCCCTTCTGCGGATTGAAGAACTTGACGACGCCCTTGCCTTCGCCAACGACCTGCGGGGGCATGCCGCCACCGGCACCGCCGCCACCGCCGCCACCGCGGAAGCCACCGCCGCCGCCGCCGCCGCCGAAGCGACCACCGCCGCCACCGCCGAAGCGATCGCCGCCACCGCCGCCGCCGTAGCTGCTGCCGCCGCCGCCACCGCGATAGCCACCGCCGCCACCGCTGCCGCCGCCGAAGCCGCCACCGCCGCCGCCGCGATATCCACCGCCGCCGCCGCCGCCGCCGAAGCGGTCGCCACCGCCGAAGCCGCCGCCACCGAAGTCACCGCCGCCAAAGCCGCCGCCACCGAAGTCGCCGCCACCGCCGCCGAAATCACCCTTGCTGTCGCGTCCGCGACCACCGCGGTCGCCCTTACGCCCTCGATCGTAACCCATGCCCGTGCAAACTTCCTCGAACCCGATTCTATTCAAACCAACGCGCTGGGCTCAACGGCGCAACCGGTCACGGCATGCCTCAAGAGACATGATTCCGTTGTCGACCCTACAGGAAAAAAGGGCATTGCTCTAGCCGTTTGTCTATGCCGTCAGGTCATGACCCGTTAAGCGGGCCTGAAGCACAGGGTAGCGCATCACCATGGCCATTCATTTCCACGAAGAAGATCTGCCCTCGCAGGCGCTGTTCGGCCCCGGACCGATTGCGGTCGATACCGAGGCGATGGGTCTTCACCCCGGCCGCGACCGTCTGTGCCTGGTGCAGCTGAGCGACGGCAGCGGCGACGAGCATCTGGTGCGATTCTCGCCCGGCAGCGACTATGCCGCGCCCAATCTCAAGGCGCTTCTGGGCGACCCGAACCGGTTGAAGCTGTATCATTTCGCGCGCTTCGACATCGCGATCATGCGTCATTACCTGGGGATCATGGCCGCGCCGCTCTATTGCACGCGGACCGCATCGCGGCTGATCCGGACCTACACCGACCGGCACGGCCTGAAGGAGCTGGTCAAGGAATTTCTCGGAACCGACATTAACAAGCAGCAGCAGACCAGCGACTGGGGCGGGGCCGAGCTCAACGACGCGCAGCGGGACTATGCCGCCAGCGACGTGCGCTACCTCCATGCGCTGAAGGAAAAGCTCGACGTGCGGCTGCAGCGCGAAGGCCGCGTCGCGCTCGCCCAGTCCTGCTTCGACTTCCTGCCCGCGCGCGCCGAGCTCGACCTTGCCGGCTGGCCCGAGACGGACATCTTCGCGCACAGCTGATGAGCGAAGCCGCCAACCTCCAGCGCGAAAAGGCGCAACATTGGGCGGAGCCGGGAAGCCGGCACGACAAGCTGGTCGGCACGCTCAAGATCGCCCTGCCCTCGGCGGTCGGGGTAGTAGCAGCCATCTTTCTGATGCTGCCGCTGACCGAGGACCAGGAGGTCAGCTTCATCCTCGACAAGAAGGATGTCGGGCGGGCCGAGGAGCGGATGAAGATCGAGGCGGCGCGCTACAGTGGGACCGACGACAAGGGCCAGCCGTTCGTCCTCAACGCCGACCGCGCAGTGCAGCAGACCAG
Above is a window of Sphingomonas glaciei DNA encoding:
- a CDS encoding cold-shock protein; its protein translation is MGYDRGRKGDRGGRGRDSKGDFGGGGGDFGGGGFGGGDFGGGGFGGGDRFGGGGGGGGYRGGGGGGFGGGSGGGGGYRGGGGGSSYGGGGGGDRFGGGGGGRFGGGGGGGGFRGGGGGGGAGGGMPPQVVGEGKGVVKFFNPQKGFGFVVRDDGGEDVFVHISAVEQAGLTDLADGQPLEFTLVDRGGRISATNLRIDGEPLAVERAAAAPQRQLTGEKASGTVKFFNAMKGFGFIQRDDGQPDAFVHVSAVERAGMTSLNEGDRLEFELEVDRRGKHAAVNLSPLQG
- a CDS encoding ribonuclease D, which translates into the protein MAIHFHEEDLPSQALFGPGPIAVDTEAMGLHPGRDRLCLVQLSDGSGDEHLVRFSPGSDYAAPNLKALLGDPNRLKLYHFARFDIAIMRHYLGIMAAPLYCTRTASRLIRTYTDRHGLKELVKEFLGTDINKQQQTSDWGGAELNDAQRDYAASDVRYLHALKEKLDVRLQREGRVALAQSCFDFLPARAELDLAGWPETDIFAHS